In a single window of the Notamacropus eugenii isolate mMacEug1 chromosome 4, mMacEug1.pri_v2, whole genome shotgun sequence genome:
- the PARP10 gene encoding protein mono-ADP-ribosyltransferase PARP10 isoform X1 has protein sequence MAGLGSEVNVELRGLPHAVSDELVTLYFENQRRSGGGPLQGWQRLDSGGILTFQRPEDAQRVLAQASHVLQGTAVSVVPSPPRAPQRLLLLGLRSGTAPELLELYVESLLSTKGECRALASPRPDRVLVQLSTPLSEAEFEELATRSRGKTLFDTKVSVAWVPQARAVRVVRQDQPLDPTLLQLYLENERRSGGGALEGLRTLPRAQGTVVTFQQWEVAERVLSQCHQLSDSELNIVPHYEVLEPEPEPDPKPEEGERPSPGEINSTETSAEKELRETFRKTVPMERLETTMKKPGVTVPVESSIGTVPLGKMEETRTRETPEESVTVERPGAIESLGSTVLEETMPMDRLTEPVGDTVPKKVVPEERGEEMVKAVVPKEILLPMEPGALRFLQFYYQEFLASLGEVTLCPLDGPDVTGFRLSGALEPCQAAEEFLQSLQGSIECHTLPLKHPGSARFLLGSEGQGLLKDLEAQFQCILTIEQQVVAAPNADTMELEPMDLLESPAGWAHEPPFFSSTAPDTSAIQMEEIKRFLDTLKDPDEEECPSLEMEEEELHESEEGVAVPGQTKDTLEEEAALQWALHHSLEEKSLTMWETRTLKQALMLSLLDDIEPNGSGGSDSSGRLIVHVALGQDPGELSQVLETVLRTQLREERVLGVDQSLPQAFWSRLARHHDVTVILQGNCAVFSGYGPQPSCAANHLRALMTVPLSQSHILATDSAREEVVPQVMEQQPVAAAPPELECLEESSEEFQETVQAFYSTLDSSCSKIHIIKVERVFHPQLQSQYELHKKMMAESCPQHPVERILYHGTSWQAMPDICRHGFNRSFCGRNATLYGQGVYFAVKAEISIKDRYSPPDANGHKAVFVARVLTGEYGPGHPELRVPPQRDTEQGIQRYDSAVDSTRKPSIFVIFHDTQALPIFLITCQHIPDSNRLHNDTSPSFPPTDC, from the exons ATGGCTGGGCTGGGGTCCGAGGTGAACGTGGAGCTCCGAGGTCTGCCCCACGCAGTGTCTGATGAGCTAGTGACACTGTATTTCGAGAACCAGCGGCGCTCGGGGGGCGGCCCTCTGCAAGGCTGGCAGCGATTGGACAGCGGTGGGATCCTCACCTTTCAAAGGCCTGAGG ATGCCCAGCGAGTCCTAGCCCAGGCCAGTCATGTGCTGCAGGGCACAGCTGTGAGTGTGGTGCCTTCCCCACCCCGAGCCCCCCAGCGTCTACTGCTCCTGGGACTGAGGTCTGGCACAGCCCCAGAGCTCCTAGAACTTTATGTTGAGAGCCTTTTGAGCACCAAGGGGGAGTGTCGGGCCCTTGCCAGCCCCCGGCCAGACCGGGTCCTAGTACAGTTATCTACGCCTCTCTCGGAAGCAG AGTTTGAAGAACTGGCTACACGGTCCCGTGGGAAAACACTGTTCGACACAAAGGTGTCAGTAGCCTGGGTGCCCCAGGCTCGTGCTGTAAGGGTTGTGAGGCAAGATCAACCCCTAGATCCTACGCTGCTTCAGCTCTACCTGGAGAATGAGCGCCGCAGTGGGGGAGGTGCCCTGGAAGGGCTGCGGACACTACCTAGGGCTCAGGGAACTGTTGTCACTTTCCAGCAGTGGGAGG TGGCAGAGCGAGTGTTGAGCCAGTGTCACCAACTTAGCGATTCAGAATTAAACATAGTCCCCCACTACGAGGTCCTGGAGCCTGAACCTGAGCCTGATCCTAAaccagaggaaggagagagaccaTCTCCGGGAGAGATAAATTCTACAGAGACATCAGCAGAAAAAGAGCTCAGAGAGACCTTTAGAAAAACAGTGCCTATGGAGAGACTGGAAACTACAATGAAGAAACCAGGGGTAACAGTGCCTGTGGAGAGTTCCATAGGGACAGTTCCTTTGGGAaaaatggaggagacaaggacTAGAGAAACACCAGAAGAGTCAGTGACTGTGGAGAGACCAGGGGCAATAGAATCCCTGGGGAGCACAGTACTGGAAGAAACTATGCCAATGGACAGATTAACAGAGCCAGTGGGGGACACAGTACCCAAGAAGGTGGTGccggaggagagaggggaagagatggtTAAAGCAGTGGTGCCTAAGGAGATCCTGCTGCCCATGGAGCCAGGTGCCTTGCGATTTCTGCAATTCTATTACCAGGAGTTTCTTGCTAGCCTTGGTGAAGTGACCCTCTGCCCACTGGATGGCCCAGATGTCACTGGTTTCCGG CTCAGTGGGGCACTGGAACCATGCCAAGCTGCTGAAGAGTTCCTACAGAGCCTTCAGGGCAGCATTGAGTGCCATACGCTGCCTCTGAAACACCCAGGCAGTGCCCGCTTCCTGCTGGGCAGTGAGGGCCAAGGGCTCCTGAAGGACCTGGAGGCCCAGTTCCAGTGCATCCTCACAATAGAGCAACAAGTGGTAGCAGCCCCCAATGCAGACACCATGGAG CTTGAGCCCATGGACCTTCTAGAGTCACCAGCAGGCTGGGCCCATGAGCCCCCATTCTTTAGCAGCACTGCTCCAGACACTTCAGCCATCCAAATGG AGGAGATCAAGAGGTTTCTGGACACCCTGAAGGATCCAGATGAAGAAGAATGTCCTTCCttggagatggaggaggaggaattgCATGAGTCTGAGGAGGGGGTAGCAGTCCCTGGCCAAACAAAGGATACGCTTGAGGAAGAGGCAGCCCTACAGTGGGCCCTGCATCATTCCCTGGAGGAGAAGAGCCTGACAATGTGGGAGACAAGAACTCTGAAGCAAGCATTGATGCTGTCCCTGCTGGATGACATAGAGCCCAATGGCAGTGGTGGCAGTGACAGTAGCGGGAGACTCATAGTGCATGTTGCCCTTGGTCAGGACCCCGGTGAGCTGAGTCAAGTTTTGGAAACTGTTCTCAGAACACAGCTACGAGAGGAGAGGGTGCTGGGTGTGGACCAGAGTTTACCCCAAGCATTCTGGTCCCGCCTGGCGAGACACCATGATGTGACAGTTATCCTGCAGGGAAACTGTGCTGTCTTCAGTGGCTATGGTCCCCAGCCTTCCTGTGCTGCCAATCACCTCAGAGCACTGATGACTGTCCCCTTGAGCCAGAGCCACATATTGGCCACAGACTCTGCCAGAGAAGAAG TGGTGCCACAGGTGATGGAGCAGCAGCCTGTAGCAGCAGCTCCTCCAGAGTTGGAGTGCCTGGAAGAGAGCAGTGAGGAATTCCAGGAGACAGTCCAAGCTTTTTACAGCACCTTGGACAGCTCCTGCAGCAAGATTCACATCATCAAG GTGGAACGGGTGTTTCATCCCCAGCTCCAGAGTCAATATGAGCTGCATAAGAAGATGATGGCAGAGTCATGTCCCCAGCATCCTGTCGAGCGAATCCTGTACCATGGGACTTCTTGGCAGGCTATGCCTGATATCTGCAGACATGGCTTCAATCGCAGCTTCTGTGGCCGCAATG CCACCTTGTACGGGCAGGGAGTGTATTTTGCTGTAAAGGCTGAGATCTCCATCAAGGACCGGTACTCACCCCCAGATGCCAATGGGCACAAGGCGGTGTTTGTTGCTCGAGTGCTGACAGGAGAGTATGGGCCAGGACATCCAGAGCTTCGGGTTCCACCCCAGAGGGACACTGAGCAGGGCATCCAGCGCTACGACAGTGCTGTTGACTCCACAAGAAAGCCTAGCATTTTTGTCATCTTCCACGACACTCAGGCTTTGCCCATCTTTCTCATCACTTGTCAGCACATACCAGACTCCAACAGACTCCATAATGACACCTCTCCATCATTTCCCCCTACTGACTGCTGA
- the PARP10 gene encoding protein mono-ADP-ribosyltransferase PARP10 isoform X2 — protein sequence MAGLGSEVNVELRGLPHAVSDELVTLYFENQRRSGGGPLQGWQRLDSGGILTFQRPEDAQRVLAQASHVLQGTAVSVVPSPPRAPQRLLLLGLRSGTAPELLELYVESLLSTKGECRALASPRPDRVLVQLSTPLSEAVAERVLSQCHQLSDSELNIVPHYEVLEPEPEPDPKPEEGERPSPGEINSTETSAEKELRETFRKTVPMERLETTMKKPGVTVPVESSIGTVPLGKMEETRTRETPEESVTVERPGAIESLGSTVLEETMPMDRLTEPVGDTVPKKVVPEERGEEMVKAVVPKEILLPMEPGALRFLQFYYQEFLASLGEVTLCPLDGPDVTGFRLSGALEPCQAAEEFLQSLQGSIECHTLPLKHPGSARFLLGSEGQGLLKDLEAQFQCILTIEQQVVAAPNADTMELEPMDLLESPAGWAHEPPFFSSTAPDTSAIQMEEIKRFLDTLKDPDEEECPSLEMEEEELHESEEGVAVPGQTKDTLEEEAALQWALHHSLEEKSLTMWETRTLKQALMLSLLDDIEPNGSGGSDSSGRLIVHVALGQDPGELSQVLETVLRTQLREERVLGVDQSLPQAFWSRLARHHDVTVILQGNCAVFSGYGPQPSCAANHLRALMTVPLSQSHILATDSAREEVVPQVMEQQPVAAAPPELECLEESSEEFQETVQAFYSTLDSSCSKIHIIKVERVFHPQLQSQYELHKKMMAESCPQHPVERILYHGTSWQAMPDICRHGFNRSFCGRNATLYGQGVYFAVKAEISIKDRYSPPDANGHKAVFVARVLTGEYGPGHPELRVPPQRDTEQGIQRYDSAVDSTRKPSIFVIFHDTQALPIFLITCQHIPDSNRLHNDTSPSFPPTDC from the exons ATGGCTGGGCTGGGGTCCGAGGTGAACGTGGAGCTCCGAGGTCTGCCCCACGCAGTGTCTGATGAGCTAGTGACACTGTATTTCGAGAACCAGCGGCGCTCGGGGGGCGGCCCTCTGCAAGGCTGGCAGCGATTGGACAGCGGTGGGATCCTCACCTTTCAAAGGCCTGAGG ATGCCCAGCGAGTCCTAGCCCAGGCCAGTCATGTGCTGCAGGGCACAGCTGTGAGTGTGGTGCCTTCCCCACCCCGAGCCCCCCAGCGTCTACTGCTCCTGGGACTGAGGTCTGGCACAGCCCCAGAGCTCCTAGAACTTTATGTTGAGAGCCTTTTGAGCACCAAGGGGGAGTGTCGGGCCCTTGCCAGCCCCCGGCCAGACCGGGTCCTAGTACAGTTATCTACGCCTCTCTCGGAAGCAG TGGCAGAGCGAGTGTTGAGCCAGTGTCACCAACTTAGCGATTCAGAATTAAACATAGTCCCCCACTACGAGGTCCTGGAGCCTGAACCTGAGCCTGATCCTAAaccagaggaaggagagagaccaTCTCCGGGAGAGATAAATTCTACAGAGACATCAGCAGAAAAAGAGCTCAGAGAGACCTTTAGAAAAACAGTGCCTATGGAGAGACTGGAAACTACAATGAAGAAACCAGGGGTAACAGTGCCTGTGGAGAGTTCCATAGGGACAGTTCCTTTGGGAaaaatggaggagacaaggacTAGAGAAACACCAGAAGAGTCAGTGACTGTGGAGAGACCAGGGGCAATAGAATCCCTGGGGAGCACAGTACTGGAAGAAACTATGCCAATGGACAGATTAACAGAGCCAGTGGGGGACACAGTACCCAAGAAGGTGGTGccggaggagagaggggaagagatggtTAAAGCAGTGGTGCCTAAGGAGATCCTGCTGCCCATGGAGCCAGGTGCCTTGCGATTTCTGCAATTCTATTACCAGGAGTTTCTTGCTAGCCTTGGTGAAGTGACCCTCTGCCCACTGGATGGCCCAGATGTCACTGGTTTCCGG CTCAGTGGGGCACTGGAACCATGCCAAGCTGCTGAAGAGTTCCTACAGAGCCTTCAGGGCAGCATTGAGTGCCATACGCTGCCTCTGAAACACCCAGGCAGTGCCCGCTTCCTGCTGGGCAGTGAGGGCCAAGGGCTCCTGAAGGACCTGGAGGCCCAGTTCCAGTGCATCCTCACAATAGAGCAACAAGTGGTAGCAGCCCCCAATGCAGACACCATGGAG CTTGAGCCCATGGACCTTCTAGAGTCACCAGCAGGCTGGGCCCATGAGCCCCCATTCTTTAGCAGCACTGCTCCAGACACTTCAGCCATCCAAATGG AGGAGATCAAGAGGTTTCTGGACACCCTGAAGGATCCAGATGAAGAAGAATGTCCTTCCttggagatggaggaggaggaattgCATGAGTCTGAGGAGGGGGTAGCAGTCCCTGGCCAAACAAAGGATACGCTTGAGGAAGAGGCAGCCCTACAGTGGGCCCTGCATCATTCCCTGGAGGAGAAGAGCCTGACAATGTGGGAGACAAGAACTCTGAAGCAAGCATTGATGCTGTCCCTGCTGGATGACATAGAGCCCAATGGCAGTGGTGGCAGTGACAGTAGCGGGAGACTCATAGTGCATGTTGCCCTTGGTCAGGACCCCGGTGAGCTGAGTCAAGTTTTGGAAACTGTTCTCAGAACACAGCTACGAGAGGAGAGGGTGCTGGGTGTGGACCAGAGTTTACCCCAAGCATTCTGGTCCCGCCTGGCGAGACACCATGATGTGACAGTTATCCTGCAGGGAAACTGTGCTGTCTTCAGTGGCTATGGTCCCCAGCCTTCCTGTGCTGCCAATCACCTCAGAGCACTGATGACTGTCCCCTTGAGCCAGAGCCACATATTGGCCACAGACTCTGCCAGAGAAGAAG TGGTGCCACAGGTGATGGAGCAGCAGCCTGTAGCAGCAGCTCCTCCAGAGTTGGAGTGCCTGGAAGAGAGCAGTGAGGAATTCCAGGAGACAGTCCAAGCTTTTTACAGCACCTTGGACAGCTCCTGCAGCAAGATTCACATCATCAAG GTGGAACGGGTGTTTCATCCCCAGCTCCAGAGTCAATATGAGCTGCATAAGAAGATGATGGCAGAGTCATGTCCCCAGCATCCTGTCGAGCGAATCCTGTACCATGGGACTTCTTGGCAGGCTATGCCTGATATCTGCAGACATGGCTTCAATCGCAGCTTCTGTGGCCGCAATG CCACCTTGTACGGGCAGGGAGTGTATTTTGCTGTAAAGGCTGAGATCTCCATCAAGGACCGGTACTCACCCCCAGATGCCAATGGGCACAAGGCGGTGTTTGTTGCTCGAGTGCTGACAGGAGAGTATGGGCCAGGACATCCAGAGCTTCGGGTTCCACCCCAGAGGGACACTGAGCAGGGCATCCAGCGCTACGACAGTGCTGTTGACTCCACAAGAAAGCCTAGCATTTTTGTCATCTTCCACGACACTCAGGCTTTGCCCATCTTTCTCATCACTTGTCAGCACATACCAGACTCCAACAGACTCCATAATGACACCTCTCCATCATTTCCCCCTACTGACTGCTGA